The following DNA comes from Pomacea canaliculata isolate SZHN2017 linkage group LG10, ASM307304v1, whole genome shotgun sequence.
ATTTATTACAAATGAGAATACACTTCATAACTTTATAGCATTTTATACTGAAAAAATTCTACACTAGATTTTACTACATGATTGACATCGAGGTAAAAGAATTACATCCAAGGAATAAGATGCTTGTATTCTTGCTTTATATTGCTACGTTCTTGTGGAGGTGGTAAGTAGGGAGTTacaccttttctctttctgtcaagCACAACAAGGCGCTGCAAAGAGAATGTTAATAAATCTCAATATACTCTATTGCAAAGTTACTACATTTACTTAAATAGGTTCAAAATTAAGTCTGCCTAATGAAATAGATCGGCATTTTAATGATTCAGAATTAAGAGCTAAccctatttttcttttatttaaaagaacacCAACATTTTAGTTGTTCATACTTCTAGCAACGGcatttagcttttattttcgtCTACTACATATAAATGTTACACTCCCAAGTAATGCTCGTTTGCTGCGAGCAATTTTTGAAGATTAGAACTATTTTTACCCTCCTCTGCCCAAACAATTCTTAAAACAAATATACTTAAAGAAAGTCGTTGTCGCATACCCAGAATTCCCTGCAGTTTCTGTAGTTTTGAAAATGCTTGTTGCATTTATCTCTGTCATAGCCATTATCATCAAGGCATTTCAAACTCATTTCTTGTTcctgaacaaaacaaagatattttattcaaaatggAAAATCTGTTATcactaaataaagaaaacaaagcactcATGAAAAATAAGATTGTCTTTTTAAAGCATATTAATTTCCCTTGAGACTATTATATAGTTTATATAATTAGTTTAAGCTGTCAAGTTTTATCTGGTTCCTACTGGTCTTCTGTATTCTTCTGTTACCAGATTTGTCTTTAAATTGATGGAGAGAGTTAAAGTCagtctaaaaacaaaatttgttactACACCACAAGCATTAATGCAAGAATAGTCCCATAACCATTGAGCAGTTATCTTGCAGCCACCCTTTCATGAGGCCAGTGCCTAACGCTCAGTCATTACCTTTCCTTCCTCCACCTACTAAAGGAGTCATCCAATAACGTGAGTGGAAAATAATGTACTGCATGGATTTTTAATCACCTGGTCACTATGCCTATTGCCTTAAATGTCAGTCCTCCATCTTGTCAGCTATTTGTTCCTCTGTTATTTCCCTTGTGTTCAATGGTACATATCCTGCCTATCTAtggctttctctttcttgcatGTATGTAGAGGGcctttgtttttacttttggcGCTCAAAACACATCAGTGCAGACCTGCTGGAGAAAGGCAAAAAAGGTGCTCAGGAATGATTGGCTAGGGTTAAAGTTGAAAATTGCTGAAGCCACACAGGAGCATTGCAGAAAGTTTGCGAGGGGTATAAATGGGCAGAATTGAGACGGGGATGTATCAGTCACTAACAGAAGTGTGATGTATGGTTCCCTGATAATGACACAGACACCAAGACTGACAAACCGACAGTATCACCAATCACCAGAGCAATCACATCAGCAACACCAATGGTAAAAGGAAATGGTAAGGAGAATAGATATGCTGGCCAAGCTTGGTAGACCAAAGATTGTGATCAGGCAattaaacacagaaaacattagCTAAAGATTTTGAAATCCACAAAACTATACAATATATAAATGCTAAGTTTTTAGCAATAAGCACTACATGTATCTCCAAGCTGAATCAGAGGAATGGCACAGATAAACCAGAATCACTAGACCTAAATGATTTatggaaaatggaaaaagatttaaagactTAATCAAGGACTAAGGTCCACCATGCCCATCTTGCTAAAAGAAGGTACCAAATATGAGACAAacctagaaaaagaaaatctcttgGCTGAACATTTTCAATAAACCAGCTCAGACTCTAGATCCAAACTTGAAGATATGCGGAGAACAGGCTGAAACTAAACAATGGAAGAGCCTGAGCAAGCCCTATCAACAAGTTAAAATCTGTCCCAGGCCCAGATCTCATCACTTACCAAACACTCAAAGCTGCCACCATAAAACTAAACACCTTACTTTAGAGCTCTTCAATGACATCCTTGATAAAAGTTGTTTCTCTAACATATGGAAAAGGGCCACAGTAGCCCCCATCCCCAAACCAGATTAACAAAATCAGCCCCCATCTGGCTACAGACCAACAGCTTACTTAGAAACTACACAACAATTCTCTCTACACCTGCAGCTGAGATTTTTTAGCATCATTAGTAAGACTTGCTTGCTCCTCTGCACACCAACCTGACGTCAGTCCCTTAACTAGTGTGTTGAGCAAATGTCTCAAAACCTTTAGTTTGAGGAATAAATGTTGTCTTTTgactacaaaataattttccattTGGACTGGTCTTAAAAGGTTGCTCATCACATATACCATAGTTAAGATATATAACTTAtgggtcaaaaaaaaaaaaaaagcaaaacaatcttATCTCTCTTGCACATTCAGCTTCTTCAACATTATATGCTCTGCTTCGTTAAAATACCGCACGTTATTTCTGTGCAGTGCGGTCTACACACTATGctatgttgttttttaaatatcagtcATCAAAAAATGACTTTGTTATGTGTCGACTAGCTAAAAATTCAGTCATTGAAAGTAATCGTGATAATTTGACCTCTAGCATTAGCAGACGATGCCGGATCAGGGTAACTTACTGTTATACATGGATGTTTCTCCTTGTCTAGCTGCCTAGAGGCTTTCTCAATTCCATGATTACAGTTATGATCTTTCCGATTCGATGAAGACTTTTCAGTAATTGCTGACATACTAGCTCGTTTTCATTTGATACATTATACTACAATTACGTCAACCCTTGCTGAGCCGCCAGACTAGTGGCTGCCATCTTGATTTTACATCACTTCCCATTCGTATCCCAGAAGTTAATCTGGTGAATGGTGTTGTCTGGGAAGATGACTTAAATCTTTAACTAAAACTAGGGTTGCATTTACCAGTTTTTTGTCATCACGAGGTAAGTAGGAGGTGTGATGAAGTTATTTTGTGCACAAGCTATACTTTCTTGGTTTAAATTGTGTGGTCAGCACTACCTCCGACGAGAGGTTTGGGGACTTTGGTCGACCTTGTACCCTGTTGGGGCCCCTTTGTGCCTGGCTTTAAAAGATTTGTTCTGCAGTCTTCGGCATAACTGCAGGGCCTTTTACGGGATATTGGGAATTAGACCTTCAGCTTATTAAGTTTTGCGAGTGCAAGATGGAACATCGAAAACATTCCACACTGGAAATCGTACAACAGTTCCATATAGTTTATAGCCCAAATGACAATGTTTATaactaacatttaaaaagaaaaaaaaaaaactataatcgACATCAGCGGAAAAActaattttcagtttaaaagaacTGCAAGGATTAGTGTATAATCATTATGACAGTAGATTTCCTTATTCTGTAAATACTTTATTGCTGTTATAGGAAAGGTAATGAAATCCTCAGAGTTTTAtgctcatgaaaaaaaaaccccaactttTCAATCATAAAAGAAACTAGGCtggttgataaaaaaaattaaactatgCACCTTACAATTCTTATATCCAAAAGTTACAAACTTGTTACAGACGTAGTTATGTGAGCTGtacacatgtgtgtatatatgttaaGAACAAGGTTTGACTCCTGTGggggaaacaaatacaaattcagACAGGGTTCTGGTAGCAGTGAAAGCAATGTATGTAACCATgggaaagacagaaacaaagctATCAACTGAATGGATGTTGAGTGGTTTATTCTAAGGTGGATGAATTCTTAAGtgagaataaatttattttaagaatagCAGAACTAAAACCTAGCATCATTGCACTAAATGAAATGAAACCTAGAAAAATCAGCGGTTTTACCAGATAATTGAAATACAGCAGGgataataacttttttcaaggaagatttTAAGTCTAATCCTGGTAATTATAGACCAGTAAGATtagtgtgtattgtgtgtacaATTCTGGGGAGTGTGGTCAGAGATGCTCTagttaaacattttgataataAAGTATACATAGCATGATGGTATAGTTTCAGGGGTAATAGGTCTTTAGAGTTACTAGAAATCATGGCGAATATAACCTCATTATTGAATGAGACCAAGGACACAAATATACTTCGAGAGACTGTTAGTCAAATTAACATCATGTGGAGATTGGCTTAGATTAGATGGTTAAAAGCTTTTTATAGGTAGGACACAACATGTTAGGGAAGGATCTGTAATATTAAAGCCAAAGTTATGTGTGGAATTCCTCTGGGAAGCATTTTAGGTTTGGTATATTGATTACAGTTTAGCAATTTACAGCACTTGTAAGTTTTTGCAGATAGcgaaatatataataatacatTAACACTTTGAGGACCGTAAGGATTGTACCCATATAATTTTAGTTAttctgatataaataaaataaaggggTAAAATGACCTGTAGattccaaaaatgtttatttgaaactgaaatTTTCTCTTAGATCCATCTTTTATGCATGTAATGTGATTTATGAATGATACTTCTCAAAACAGCTAAGTGATGTTGTGTAGTACAAACGAAAATGTATACAGACCTATAGAGAATGTCACACATATTGTCAGCCCTGCTTTCAGTTTTGTCCTTTGCACATTGACCTCttgagtttttcttctttgaccaaCTTATGCTCAGGTCATAGGGTTGGCATGATCTTTTGCTGCTTTGAACAGGTCCTGATGGAATacttcttttcctgtttgtgtaAATTCCAATGAGCGCTCTTGGTATCATTTGTCTGTACTCAAGCTGTGATATCCTCTTTTACTCAGGATCAAATTTCTGATTCATCTACATATAAATACAAGGAGCATTTTCTGATCCACCAGATCTATGCCTCCCATAAATTTGCTGTAGGCAATGATAATTTCAGGACAAGGCACTTGACCCAGGTAATATCATTTGCTGACAACATGGGGCTTTCTCTGTGTTTCATATCATTTTCTTGAGATTTTTTCAATATGTTTTCCTATCAAAACACATAGTTCCGCACAagtatatttccttttcttgtgaCTTTAATTGAAGCAATGGTGAATTGAAGAAATTATAATTGTAAACCTCACAACAGTACCAATGCTCTAGTGGTTTAGTCAGCACATCAGCCACTCTCTTTCCTAGTCCATATTCCgtttcagttttcttccctATGTACAAGTAGAATAGTTACTGGTGACTGGTTTTCGAATCACACCAGTACCACATCTTGAATTCTtattttattgggtttttatttattgcttcatTGTGTTGTACCCCTTGAATTTTGTCAAGTGTTCATCAACTGATTGTTGTTTTGCTTGGGTTTCGTACATTTTGAAAGCATCGAATAAAGGGATCTGTTCTCAGAAGCATCTCTCCATTGCAAAGTGTAAGGCATTAAAACTACTTCAAAGGAATTCTGAGGTAACACATTAGCAACATATGACACCTGGAGATTCAGTGGGTTAGTAGTCCCTCAAGGATGGAACCACATGATATCCCATTATAAAATTCATTCCCAAGAACGCACATATTTCTTGCAGATCAGTTTAGAAACAAATTCTGTTCGTCTACATGTACTTTTCTCATCAACAAGAGCTATTAAGCCAGAAAAATCACAGGATTTTTGAAATATCTCAAAGGCATTGGTTTCTTCATTTCGCTCATTGTTGCATATTTCTAAAACATGAAGGATAAAGGCGCAACATAAAAGTATGGCCCATAGGGATGGATATATGTGCCACagcaaaaaaatcaaataattttcgAAAACCAGCACAACAATCCTGAAGCAAAAAACAATTAATACATTATATCAGTGACAACCCCAAGGAAAACCAGTGTCAGTTTGACCACTTGCCACACCGttttttcgtaaaaaaaaatcaaatttcatttttctgggTGGGTCTTCAAATTTAAAATTCCTCTCAATCTGACAATGAAACTAATGCAAACATATCGAAACCAgccttatttatataaagtcagTGACATACTATATGGTTTCATAAAAATTTGGCTTCTCTATGTTGTTTCAGTTGCATTTGGAGTCCATTTAATAGTATGGGACAAATATGTCCCTTGGTCCTCAAAGGGTTAAATAGAACAATGATTCAAAGTGATATTGATAAATTGCAAGAGTGGTATGAAAGATGCAAATCATGCATATAGGTAAAAATTATCCAAGATGCACATACAGTATAAAAATGGATAATGAGGTTcagataataaaagcaattgACGAAGAAAAGGACTTGGGTATCAATTTTGATTGAAAGTTGCCTTTTGACTTTAACTTTGAGAGATTGATAGGCAAGGCAAATTAAATAGTTGACATAATTGAGAGGACATTTAAGTGTGTGGGTAGGGAGACATTAAAAGATGTACAATAGATTTTGTCCATCAATATACCTGTGTATTGTCTAGCCCATaactaaaagaaaaaggtaGTCGATATTAGTGGAAAGATACAGACATGCTATCAATAAGACTAAATTGCTAGTAGAATGTAGGCATCTATCTTACTCTTGAATTGAAGTACTTAGGCTTCCAATCTTTAAAGGGAAGGAGAATCAGGGAGACCTTATTCAGATGTTTAAGATATTTCGTGGATGCAACCACATTGATGTATTTTCTTCTCACCACAAACTAACATTATTAGAAAATCAGAAATGTTATCAGATGTAGTTCTgctaaatacaaatacaattttttacaaCGAGATATTGCTAATTGGAACTCACTTCCAGCTAACATTAAATGTACACCAAATTTGAATAACTTCAAGAACTATCtgggtaacatttaaaaatgtataaacctGTTTAATAGTTTTGATGGATATTAAATTGTATATGAAACTCAGAGCCAGATAGTATTAATGTGATattaaaaggaaacattaaataGACCATGAGATCTATGCAGTGATAGTTTCTTctcctgttttttgttgtttgtttcataaGCCAGTCCATGGCTTGTATGAATAGGAACGACGAAAGAATGTGTCCCTGTTTAACACTAGTAGTAACTCCAAAGTTATCTGTTAGCTTGCTGTTGCTACAAACCACCTGAAATGAAAATctgtatattttattctttgttactcctcaaggagcatagggcaccccctaaaaaaaagaactgtatCCACAGTGACGTtatatgaattatttttgtaaatattttggaaCAGGTAGCCATATCAGAATAGCTTACCATGGAAGAATTGTTGAAGGCAATCCAGTCAGAAGATACTGGCCGTACACTTAGGAGACGGAATACTACAGCCAGCAGGACAAGACGTAATCGAATGCTTGATAAGCAGCCAAATGGCAGGCCTGCAATGTCCTGTCTTGACAGTTCTTCAGTGGGTGTTGTTATATCCAAcagtgaaaatgagaaaaaactgTTAATGAATACAGATAAAGAGCATCTGATTCTTGACATGACTGGAAAAACCCTGGGCTCTGAAGTCCAGGAGGAGCAAGATGTTATCACCTGTAAGTTCAcctatattatataaatatctctgtgtgcgtgtgcttgtggTATGTAAAAGTGTACATGCATGAGAAAgttcctttgtgtgtgtatgtgtttgggggggaaggggtgtgTAATACTTGTTAATTCCATTCCTACTTGCTAGTGTTAAGAAGTATTTTGAACAGTCACATTGCTCTGAAATGTCACTTCCAGAAGAACAATGATAGCAATCTGTAGTTTACTGGagtttttaatttacattcaaGGGGAAGAACTACATTCAAAAgtgaaattaattttctttcacttgaaaaattgtgtgaaaagagaaagcaagaatttattatttctaattCTTGGTAGAGATCTGACTCAAATGCACATGTAGACAAAAGTTAAATGGCAGTAACTCAGCCACATAGTTTGTTGTTACAGGCTACTGACCAAGTCAATGTTGTGCAACATTCTGGTTTTGCAATGTAACTTTAACTTTTGAAATTGCTCATGAAGTTAAAAgggtttatttctttgtgtgtgtgttttttttaggACAacttatttatataattatagttgTAAAAACCAAGTCAAGGAGGTGATGTTTTAGgctaagccagcaactaaggctatatcatgaaCAGATGCCACAGATCTGGAGGAGAAAATTGTCCAATGTACTATAAATTTTTGCATATTATCActaacaatcttcctgatggtcatagactggattacacgcaagacaacccaagacaacaacactggtGTCCATTAAACTTTCACCAAACaactagaggacctggactttgcagatgacattagtctcctatctcattggcagcagcatgcacaaaccaaactaagTGAGCTAGtcgaggaagcagagaagactggcttaaaggtcaacagaaagcagacagaagtgatgagaatcaacaacaagcaggaactcccaatccaacttcaggGACAGAatatcctagaaacagaccacttcacatatgtggggagcattgtcaacaaggatggtggagcagacaatgacatcaaaagctgtgtcaacaaggccaggcatgctttcaacaacCTACTGCCCATCTgaaactcccaagcattatccttttGCAGTAAGagctgcatcttcaaca
Coding sequences within:
- the LOC112574412 gene encoding coiled-coil-helix-coiled-coil-helix domain-containing protein 7-like, encoding MSAITEKSSSNRKDHNCNHGIEKASRQLDKEKHPCITEQEMSLKCLDDNGYDRDKCNKHFQNYRNCREFWRLVVLDRKRKGVTPYLPPPQERSNIKQEYKHLIPWM